The Antechinus flavipes isolate AdamAnt ecotype Samford, QLD, Australia chromosome X, AdamAnt_v2, whole genome shotgun sequence DNA window CTTCCACAAGCTGTTCCATGAAGATTTTCCTGAAAAAGCTCTTGGTGTTTCCTTCAAGTGTTCACATCAACAGCCATGACAAATACTGAATAATCCGGCAGAAACTTCTagagttaacaagcatttactgagtaCCTACTTCCGTGCCAGGTACTACGCCaaacagatacaaagaaaggccctTAAGATATAGATGgactaaatttcaattagaggcAGCAGCATCAGAGGGAAGACACCAGCACTcaggggagaaggaagggctTCCaggagaaggtgggattttggcagacacttgaaggaagccaggaaaccGAGGCCAAGAAAGAGACCATCTTCAACATGgaagacagccagtgaaaagacAAAGAGCTGAGAAACGATCTAATTTCTTGTTGGAGGAAGAGCAAGGGGCCGCTGGGGTCACTGGATCATAGAGAAGGTATAAGAATGATAAGGCAGGAAGGAGCCAAGTTGGGAAGGATTTGGTAtctgatcctggaggtgatagggaggaGTTATCTGCTAGAAAGGTTTGCATGGCACCCACGGCTGAGCCTGTCTTGCCGATCAGAATAAAAAGTACCAGTCTTCTGTGTGGGCACCCTGCCAACAGGAATGCCACGAATAGTATGCGTTAGTATGTATAGTTAGTATGACTGCTACCAATGTGCATGAGTGAGAATATGAACAGGCCCGGAGTGCTGAGACCAGGCCAACTCAAAGCCGCCATGATTGGTGGAGGAACAAGAGCCACATTCTGATCTCAGCCGCCTTCAGGGTCCCCTCCATTCCAAATAAGCAGGAGCTTATAGTTAAGTTCTTGCCTATGGAACGAGCCAGACTTTATTATCCAACAGCTGtcaagagaaaatatttagaGGTGGCAAAAATTGCAAATAGAAACATCTGATGCCGAAAAAGATCTTACCAGTTGTGCAGCCAGAACACTGGAGAACTCACTGTTCATGGCATAGGGAAGGGCTGTTTGTGCTCTGGAACCATAAGTAGTCTGGAACCTCTTCTTGATTTCATTCAGAAAACTGAAAGCTCGGGAACGTTCAAAATCCTGCAAAGATACCCACATATTTGTAAAGAGAGCAGGCCGGACGCTCTGTAGTAGATGCTGCAACCGGCTCTAGAGTTTGAGCAGCAGCTTGTACCAGGGACACACTCAGCAAAAGGGAATATGCAAGCAAGAGGGGATGGATGGGGAAGCTGGCTCTCTGGGAATGAACCTGCCAGATACACTCTTAGTACCCGAGAGGACTAGGCCAAACACACAGCAGCTATGTCGCCCAGGCCACTCAATcgcatttatattctttctttcaatcTCCCTCCTTCTCATGTTAGCAAGAAGCTACTTGAAAGTCTACAAATGATGAAAATCTAAATCCTGATTTCAGGATCTGCACATTTTAAACTTTCATCTATAACTTCCCCATATAAAAGTCATAAGGGCtgtctggttttttgtttttgtttgttttttaaataaaacaaaaagcagtcACTGAGAATGGGAGGACACTGATCATGTCCCACAATGCCCCCAATCTGGAAAGTGTTTCTATATTAAAGTACTGTCTCACCAAACTCTTCCAGCAGAGTCTAGAGCtctgaaaaatcattttgacCAATCAGCCTTTCAATTCCAGGCCTTAGCAGAAGCTAAGAAATggaatggggggaggaagggagattcAGAATTTGATTAATGGCTGATTAGATTAATTATAAATATGATCCATTCTCAATTATCCAGAGAAATTGGACATCTCAAGACAGTTTTTGCATAGCCACTTAACATATTTCTATCTCCTTCCCTTAGCAGTTTCACAGAATAACTTGAGAAATCAACAAGAAAAGGAggcagaggagagggagaaaaatcacaATTATTCTGATACCCAATATCCCATTACTTAAATTTTCTGGTTAGtgaaggattaaatgagattggAAATCTTTCTAACATTTATTAGGCTACATTCCTGCTGCAATCCAGTCTAGTGAACAGAATGCAATCTTCCTTTGGAAAATTAAGACTCTGCAGGTTGAGAAGTCTTACAAGCCATCACTGAACCATTCTGACCACCAGGCCAGAGaccattaaaaaaatacagaatccTTGCTGTCAGCTTGTTTGGTGCTATCATTTGTTTCTGACACATTCAGAGGTATATTCAGAAGATAAATTTCAAATCACTGAATTTAGGCTGGGTGAGTTTCAGTAATTCTTGTGGCCTGTTTAGCCTGTTTTCTGTACCACGGTCCCCTCCGTTTATATACTGAAACACTATGTGACAGTACCAGAAAATGTAAGTGGGTTATTAGTAGCAATCTACTTCCAAGGTACTTACATCATCTGTGATACAAAGGTACACGATCCTGTCTTGGCAGATGTAGTGAAATAGGTAACTgtggaaacaaataaaaaacttaacCATACTTACCAGcaacgttaaaaaaaaaaagtctttccctcTATGCTAGAGTATATGTAACACATGGAatatttcacaactctactaatgACAACACTCTTCAATGCCTCATCACGGCGGCTTAGGGCTTTTGAAGGGCATATAAGTGGAGAAGGCCTAGTAGGGCCTACTGAGACAGAGGTTTTGGGCCTAGGCCACCGTATGCTTGCTGTCTAAAGATTCAGTGCAAATAAATCCAACTTACTCTTACCATATGGTTCTCCCCAAAATATTAAATCTGACATTATGCATCTGAAAAATTATAGACAGCTGGGCCCTCCCTCTTTATTCAAGGCTTGATTCTGGGGCTCCAGTGATCCCACCTTAGTCATATTGGATCTTCTCAATACAGTTCAAGCACAGAATGACCTGTGGCAAAATTAGTTTGGCAAAGTGTCCTAACTTAAAAAAACAGTCATGGGTTATTGGCAGCTAATTCAAAGAACCACCCAAAAGTCTGTTTTTTAGTGTTGTTCTAGTTGTAGCTATGAAactccttttcccccacccccctctATCATCACCAAGCAGGACTCACTTTCCATGTGAATAAGTGAGTTTATTATTTTCAGAGGGTATTTTAGCCAGAATCTGCTCTGTCACCTCCAGGAAGTTTCCACCACACCAAGCATGTTTGGCAAGGATGGTTGTGCCTCTGGCAACAACGGCGAAAAGGATAGCCATGCTTTCAATcctaataaaagaaaacagaagtgagACAGAATAGTTCTTccaccagaatttttttttgtaatcaaaaagtattttgtGAACATCTAATTAGATGGATGATGCTCTCCCACTTTCCCAGTCACTAATGGAGTGAAGGAGGCTGTGTGCTTGTTCCCATgcttttttagcatgatgttttcagcaatgttgtcagGCACCTTCAACAAGGATGAAAATGGTATCGAGGTCAGCTGCCACACTGACAGTAAATTATTTagcttgaaaaggctacaagctaGCACTAAAGTAGAGAAAGAGTTGGTGTGCAACTTTAGGTTTGTAGATGACCATGTGCTCTATGCAGCCTCAGACTGAAATACAACAGAATATGAATTTGTGTGTGCTGACAATTCACAGCAAGGAAACAGAGGTTCTCTACCAGTCAACggcacaccatccatatgtggaaccattgattaaacaaatggaaaaattctgAATGTGTGAATAAGTCCCCTTTTCTTGGCAGTAAACTGTCTAGGGATGTCTACATCAATTAgctggctcagtgtttgggaggatCTGAAGGAAAGGGTGGGAGAGAAGAGGCATTAGGCCTTCTATCAAACTGCAGGTCTACAGAGCCACTATGTTGGTCAGCTGTTTTAGTCACGTCCTattctttgtgattccttttggggggttttcttgccattttcttctcctgctcattttatatatgaggaacagAGGCAACAGGATGAAGTGCCTTGCAGAGGGTCACCCAGCTGGGCAGTGtctgaacttatgaagatgagttttcctgactccaagcccagtgcacCATCTAGCACACCTCATTGTTGCATGCCTGTGAAATCTGAACAGTCTACCTGcacatgccaggaaactgaatcgcttccaCCTGAATTGTCTtaaaaagattctgaagatcacgtGGCAGGATGAGGTactagacactgaggtcctttcttgagttGAACTGTCAAGGATTCCAACTCTACGGCAAAAACTACAAGCTTGATGACAtgttgttcaaatgtcaaatgccGCCTGGCAGTGGGAAGATTCCACAGCcctttactggctgtgtgatcctaggcaagtcatttcatcctgtttgcctcaggttcctcatctgtaaagtaagctggagaaagaaatggcaaactactccagtatccttgtcaaaaaaccaaaccaaactccaaatggggtcacaaagtatcAGACACTGAAATAGCCAATCAACAATATGACTATGAAAATAACCTTTAAAAAGTATCAGAGATAGAAGGCAGCACAGTTGATATTTGATTTGATCTACTCTCAATAAGTCAGCCATAGAGTAGCATGGATCAAGCCCCGTGAGCAGCCTCAGAACTTATTCCTCTGAAATCGCTAAGCTCACCTGCAAGATGGCCACAGGACCCCCTCAGAACACTTCCAGGGAAGGCATCCTGGGAGGTGCTGCAGGCCATTTTCAATTAGCTTTCATTTTTAGCACagtctgaggagactaaaggcagattatctccagatgaagccctaaagGGGGATATAATTTGATCCCCACCACACAaagttctcctagaagaaattagaaaatatattaaaagagagctagaagaaaaatggggaaaggaaaaagaagctcaGCAAGacagtatggaaaaggcatataacttattaaaagaaagatttgataaagtggaaaaagaaaacaattccctgaaatgtgaaatggaaaaggtaaagaactcccaggaaaacaaaatttgtgaattggaaaaagaaaataacttattaaaaaaaatttcacagaacaaaacaactcatttaaaaactcaattggacaaatacaaaaagaaataaaaaataaatgaagaaaataattcattaaaaatcagaactgaacaaatggaagtgaatgactcaatgagacatcaagaatcagtcaagcaaaattgttaaatacctacttgagaaaacaacagacctggaaaatagatctaggacagataatctaaagattattggacttcatgaaaatcatgattaaaaaaagagtctagatactattttcaggaaatcatcagagaactgcccagatgtcatagaatcagaaagtaaaatagcttttgaaagaattcatcgaacaactcctgaaagagaccccaaaattaaaactccaaggaatattgtgactaaatttcagaactatcagaccaaggaaaaaatattataagcagccagaaaaaaaacaattcaaatacagaggagccacaataaggattactcaagatctagcatccacattaaaggatcgaagggcctggaatctgatattcccaaaggcaaaggaacttggaatgcagccaacaataaactacccagctaaactgagcattttcttccagggaaaaagatgggcattcaatgaaacaggtgaattgcatttatttctgatgaaaaaaccagagctaaacaaaaaatttgacctccaaatataggactcaagagaaacataaaaagatccgatttttcttgtgtagcaagataactatataaatatgtatacatatattggatttaacatatattttaaaacatttaacatgtattggactacctgccatctaggagaggggagtggggggaaggaggggaaaagttggaacagaaggttttgcaaggatcagtgttgaaaaattactcatgcatatgttttgtaaataaaaagctataataacaaaaacaaacaaacaaacaaacaaaccaaaaaaataaaaacaaaaaacttctatGAGTGTAGCCTAATGTCACATGAATGCTTTGGGCTGCCAAAAATATTGTTCGCTCATACTGGATCTTTTATCACATGAACCCTGGCCAAACCCAATTCTGTATAGTACTAAGGATCAAATAAGTGCAGCCTGTCCAATTTAGCATGGTATTCTAGTTTGCTGAGATTTCTAGAACTTCCAGCTATCTTTTAACACACTGACTATTACTTCTAATTGGGTAGTGCCCAAAACTCCAATCACCAAGATCCCAGAACAGAACATTGGTGACTTACTTTCCTTCCAGCAGACATTAACCAATTAATTATCTCTTGTTCTTTAGCTAACTCAGGATAGGCCCCTGGTAGTTTAGGGTCAATATTGGAACAAAAAGATTCAATAATtagaatgaaagaagagattttCTTCTAGCCAAAGAATGACATTCAAAAATAATAAGAGCGCTAAGGGCTCCCCGAGTTGATTCAGCTAGGAGGGGAAGCTCTCTTGCCTAAATGATCCATTGTAATCCACCAGCCAAGTATCATGGAGAGTTCCAGGAACTCCTCCTGACTGCTCTGTACACAAGCCACGATCCATGTCAGTTGGCTAACTAAGCACCTTTATTTCTGAGTCAACCAAATCTGGAGGTACTTCTTAAGATCACTTAACACTGAGAATATCTCAGGAACCAGACTAAATGTAATTGGGACATAGCTAACAaactaaatacaaatacaatagaacataaatGAGGTTAATAGATGTTTTCTAAGTTGATATGTGGTCTCACAGTTCCTTATGAATGGTTCAGCAGTCCTGTTTCTCACTGACCACTGCTTTGAACCATCCAGGGCACTTCTTGACCATCCTTAGTGGATAATCCTACCTCCAAATTAACTATAagcagaaagtaaaagaaaaaaaaagggattttccatgagaaatacaaaaatccttaaaagagagaaagcaagagatgaaacagtgaaataaaaactccagagaaaagaattagaagcaGTGTTGAACTAGTGGAAATACATAagctattttttcctctcccttgaTTTTCAGTTGAAAAGCTTCTTGATCAGATTGCTAAATCTGCTTGTTATTGGCATCTGCATCTGCATAACACTCAATAATGACTATCTGAATGTGATTCTTAACATTTTCCATAAGGAaaagccaggaggccagtgtgaCGAGATCATGGAAAATAAAGGAGGAGAGTAAGACCTAAGAAGATTGAGAAGGTAGGAGAGGGCCAAGTTAGGAAGGATTCTCTGAGGGGACTGGTGGGATTACACTCTGGGAAATGTAACATGATGTTaaaacagtaaaaaataaaatttcacttttAAGTTTTGGATCACATGAGTAAAAAGATAGCAGACTAGATAATTTCTCCCATTCCCACAACCTCTGGAACTTCTCCAATTCAGGAATTACCTGccaaagataaagcaacttcAGCTGTTTCCATGGTCTAGCACAAAAAGaatccaaaaaaggaaaacaaaagtaagcCCAAACCCCAGGAAGTGATTCTCACTAACCATGAGTTCACTTGGCAGCATGGCCACACTAGCAGCCTCCAAATCTATCCTATATCCAAGATCCCCCCTTCCCATCTCCAGTGGCAAAGAGCCCCCAGATTCAGGCTGTGGAACCTAATCCTGGCCTAGACAGAAAGTCAGCAGTCCACAGCCCCGCAGGAACAAAAGCCTGTCAGAGGTCACAACCCTGTAGAGCACTAGCAAAGCCAATGGCAGGACAGATAAACTTGCAGCACCAATGGTGCAAAGCTCCTAAAAGCTAGTGCCAgccaaagaaggaagaaagagagacaggaatggggggaaatggggagaggagagataaggaaggaaggagagagggagagagagatggaggagggaggggcTATGTAGTACTCTACCAAACCTTCGGGAAAGAACACAGCATCCATCTGGGACCAAATCTGTCCCCTCAAAAGTCAGCTGAGGCAGAGAGACCCTG harbors:
- the VAMP7 gene encoding vesicle-associated membrane protein 7 isoform X2, giving the protein MAILFAVVARGTTILAKHAWCGGNFLEVTEQILAKIPSENNKLTYSHGNYLFHYICQDRIVYLCITDDDFERSRAFSFLNEIKKRFQTTYGSRAQTALPYAMNSEFSSVLAAQLKHHSENKQVDKVVETQAQVDELKGIMVRNIDLVAQRGERLELLIDKTEHLVDSIFIYVVVSVACGGLTWPRCVAK
- the VAMP7 gene encoding vesicle-associated membrane protein 7 isoform X1, with the translated sequence MAILFAVVARGTTILAKHAWCGGNFLEVTEQILAKIPSENNKLTYSHGNYLFHYICQDRIVYLCITDDDFERSRAFSFLNEIKKRFQTTYGSRAQTALPYAMNSEFSSVLAAQLKHHSENKQVDKVVETQAQVDELKGIMVRNIDLVAQRGERLELLIDKTEHLVDSSVTFKTTSRNLARAMCMKNLKLTVIIIIAAMIFIYVVVSVACGGLTWPRCVAK